A single genomic interval of Mesoplodon densirostris isolate mMesDen1 chromosome 8, mMesDen1 primary haplotype, whole genome shotgun sequence harbors:
- the NPPC gene encoding C-type natriuretic peptide, producing MHLSQLLACALLLALLSLRPSEAKPGAPPKVPRTPPGEEVAEPQAAGGGQKKGDKTPGGGGANLKGDRSRLLRDLRVDTKSRAAWARLLQEHPNARKYKGGNKKGLSKGCFGLKLDRIGSMSGLGC from the exons ATGCACCTCTCCCAGCTGCTGGCCTGCGCCCTGCTGCTCGCGCTACTCTCGCTCCGGCCCTCCGAAGCCAAGCCCGGGGCTCCGCCGAAG GTCCCGCGCACTCCGCCAGGGGAGGAAGTGGCCGAGCCCCAGGCTGCGGGCGGAGGTCAGAAGAAGGGCGACAAGACTCCCGGGGGCGGCGGCGCCAATCTCAAGGGCGACCGGTCGCGACTGCTCCGGGACCTGCGCGTGGACACCAAGTCTCGGGCGGCGTGGGCCCGTCTTCTGCAAGAGCACCCCAACGCGCGGAAATACAAGGGAGGCAACAAGAAGGGTTTGTCCAAGGGCTGCTTCGGCCTCAAGCTGGACAGGATCGGCTCCATGAGCGGCCTGGGATGTTAG